A part of Calditrichota bacterium genomic DNA contains:
- a CDS encoding EutN/CcmL family microcompartment protein, which yields MILGRVAGAVYATIQHPFYDNRRLLVVDVLDARGHLTGDYLIAVDSVDAGSGETVLVVNEGNSARQIVDDATAPIRSIIVGVVDRVD from the coding sequence ATGATTCTGGGAAGGGTTGCAGGTGCGGTATATGCCACTATTCAGCACCCGTTTTACGACAATCGGCGGCTGCTGGTAGTGGATGTGTTGGATGCCCGGGGACATCTTACGGGAGATTACCTGATTGCCGTGGATTCCGTGGACGCCGGCAGCGGCGAGACCGTTCTGGTTGTAAATGAGGGGAATTCGGCCCGCCAGATTGTGGACGACGCTACGGCCCCCATTCGGTCCATTATTGTCGGCGTGGTGGATCGGGTGGATTAG
- a CDS encoding ethanolamine utilization protein EutN — translation MLLGKVIGTVTPSAVYEGLTGVPMLLIQPLDKHRKPAGSPLVAADSTRMAGPGELILYEGGREAALALDPWFVPVDHAVIGIVDDVHLLTPEEP, via the coding sequence ATGCTTCTGGGAAAAGTAATCGGAACCGTAACACCGAGTGCCGTTTACGAGGGACTCACCGGGGTTCCCATGCTTCTGATTCAACCCCTGGACAAGCACCGCAAGCCGGCGGGCTCGCCGCTGGTTGCCGCAGATTCCACACGAATGGCCGGTCCGGGTGAATTGATTTTGTACGAGGGAGGACGCGAAGCGGCTCTGGCGTTGGACCCCTGGTTTGTACCGGTAGATCACGCAGTCATTGGCATTGTGGATGATGTTCATCTCTTGACTCCGGAGGAGCCATGA
- a CDS encoding BMC domain-containing protein has protein sequence MKKYPAIALIEFSSIANGILSGDAMVKKAPITMLKSGTVSRGNYLILIGGSVASVEEAFAEGLTTGDKFVVDKVILPDVHPQVHDAILGNKNSCEKDAIGVIETTTVATTIRAADAGIKGASVSILEMRLADGMGGKSFTIFSGAVEDVESALEIARNSVEKPEFWLNSTLIPRLDPEMVRQIEATTRFSVGRPQILENGEI, from the coding sequence ATGAAAAAATACCCTGCAATTGCGTTAATCGAATTTTCAAGTATTGCCAATGGAATTCTGTCCGGCGATGCAATGGTCAAAAAGGCCCCGATCACCATGTTGAAATCCGGGACGGTTTCACGGGGGAATTACCTGATTCTGATTGGCGGCAGTGTAGCCTCTGTGGAGGAGGCCTTTGCCGAAGGTCTTACCACCGGGGACAAATTTGTTGTGGACAAGGTGATCCTGCCGGATGTCCACCCTCAGGTTCACGATGCCATTCTGGGGAACAAAAATTCCTGCGAAAAAGATGCCATCGGCGTGATCGAAACCACAACGGTTGCCACCACCATTCGTGCGGCCGATGCCGGCATCAAGGGAGCGTCCGTCAGTATTCTGGAGATGCGACTGGCTGACGGAATGGGAGGGAAGTCCTTTACGATTTTTTCGGGTGCCGTGGAAGATGTGGAATCGGCCCTCGAAATTGCCCGAAATTCGGTTGAAAAACCGGAATTCTGGTTGAACAGTACGCTTATTCCCCGATTGGATCCGGAAATGGTACGACAAATTGAAGCCACCACCCGCTTTTCGGTGGGACGTCCGCAAATTCTTGAAAATGGGGAGATCTAA
- a CDS encoding class II aldolase/adducin family protein: protein MLTDWEIRRSIVAYGKRVHDAGLVAANDGNISVRVMGDRVMITPSGSALGNLDVENMVYVDLSGQILSGRMKPSSEMPMHLAIYRKRPDVSAIIHTHPPVSTAFSVARISLSEPVLPEVILGFGEIPVAPYATPGTPEGGQILDAIIETHDVVILDHHGAIAVGATLEEAFQKMERLEHTAKTLLAAHQLGGVSVLPDEEVEKLKLLRRKQLGYD, encoded by the coding sequence ATGTTAACGGATTGGGAAATTCGCCGCAGCATTGTGGCTTATGGGAAGCGCGTTCACGACGCGGGATTAGTGGCCGCCAACGATGGCAATATTTCTGTACGCGTTATGGGCGACCGAGTTATGATCACACCCAGCGGCAGCGCTCTGGGAAACTTGGATGTGGAGAATATGGTGTATGTCGATTTGTCGGGTCAGATTTTATCCGGGCGTATGAAGCCCTCTTCGGAAATGCCCATGCATCTTGCCATTTACCGGAAGCGGCCGGACGTGTCTGCTATTATTCATACGCACCCGCCGGTCTCAACGGCTTTCTCGGTGGCCCGAATTTCTCTTTCGGAACCCGTTTTACCCGAAGTGATTCTCGGATTTGGTGAGATTCCCGTCGCTCCATACGCGACCCCCGGTACGCCCGAAGGCGGGCAGATTTTGGACGCGATCATTGAGACCCACGATGTCGTTATCCTGGACCACCACGGAGCCATTGCCGTTGGCGCAACATTGGAAGAAGCCTTTCAGAAAATGGAAAGGCTGGAGCACACGGCAAAAACCCTGCTGGCGGCCCACCAGTTAGGCGGCGTTTCGGTTCTTCCTGACGAAGAAGTGGAAAAATTAAAACTGCTGCGGCGGAAGCAATTGGGTTACGACTAA